Part of the Sandaracinaceae bacterium genome, CGCGCCGATGAGCTCGTCACGCACGGACAGCGCCTCCGCCGAGTGCGCCGGATACGGGACATGGTGGACCTGCCCGCGGTGCAGGCGCCCTCCCCGCACGTTGTAGAGGTAGTAGCGCTCCAGTAGAAAGTGTTCGAGCGTGCCGAGCGCTGGGGCCGAGAGCGGCTGCCCGACTCGGCAGCGCGCCTGGAACGTCACCGCACCTGCGTGACGCGTGCTCTCGTAGGTCAGCTCGGCGCCCGGCACGACGCGCCCCTCGTTGTCTGCGCCGGTCATGCGCGCGTGGTGGTAGGGCAGGCCCCAGCCCTTGCGTGCCGCCTGCACCGCGAGCCAGCTGCTGGCCTCGAGGGAGAAGAAGTAGACCCCCGGGTCGTCCCCCGCGCGCTGCACATAAGTACGTAGGTTGGTCTCGTAGAAGTCGAACGCGGGGCCCGGCCACCACGAAGGGCGGATCCCGCGCATCAAGAAGGGCACGACACCGACGAACGCACGGCCCTCGAACAGGTCCAGCTCGAGCGCGGTGGGGACGAGCGGGCGCAGCACCGAAGGGTCCACCTCCCAGTGCAGGAAGAGCAGGTCTCGCCAACGCTGCGTACCGGCGTTGCGTCCGGGCGGTCGAATAGAGGGGGCCAAACGATCCATCGCGACAGCATGCCCCAGCACCCCGCTCGCGCGCCGGCCTTTCCGACGAACGCGCGGCCCGCGCCCTACGGCGCTTCCACGATGGACCGCACTCGGTCGAGCTGCGCCCGCGTGTACAGCCGCCCCACCAACGCGTCGCGGGCCCTGGTGGCGACCGCGTCCCAGGCCGCGCGGTAGGGCTCCATGTCCACCACCTCCATGCGGCGGAAGAGCGTCTGAGAAGCGCGCTCGTCCAGACGTCGCCCGGCCCTGCGGAACGCGCTCTGCTGGCTGCGCCCCTGCGCCAGCATGTGATCGCGGATGGCGGCGGGCACCTGCGCCAGGCGGTCGCTGCGCACCACCACACCGCCCACGATGACGCCGCTCGCCTGCTGGCTGATGGTGCGCAGACGCCCATGCCACTGCATGCCGATGGCGCTCACGCTCGAGGTGATGACCGTGTCGACCATGCCCGTCGAGAGCGCGGGGAGCACCTCGTTCACGCTCAGGGAGACCCCCGTGGCCCCCGTCGCGCTGACGAACGCCCCCATGGTGGGCGAGTCGCGCCAGACCCACGGACGCATGCTGCGCATGTCCCCCGGGCGCTCGATGCGCCGTGTCGAGAAGAGGCGGATGCGCCCGGCGTCGCCCCAGCCCAAGATGGTGAACCCCTCGCGCTCGAAGGCGCGCGCGAGCTCGGCCTGCAGACGCCCGCGGACGCGATCGAGCTCCTCGTACGACGTGATGAGCCCCGGCGCTTGCAGCACCAACACCTCGCGCGCGATGGCGCCGAGGCCGACGGACGTGAGCGCGGCGCCATCGAGCTGCCCATCGCGCAGCTTGCGCACGATGGTGCGTTCGTCCCCCGCCGCGCCGCCCCCGAACAGACGCACGCGCACCGCACCCGAGGAGCGGTCGGAGAGGTCACGGTCCATGTCCGTGAAGCCGCGACCCAGCGGTGAATCGACGGGCGCCAGCGTGGCGAAGCGCAGCTCGACGGGCCCCGCGGCCTGCGCGGCCGACGGCGCGGTATCGGGCACGGCTCCCAGCATGAGCGCGAAGGCCAAGGCCAGCGCCCGGGGCCCTCGGCGAGGACGCGTCACCCTCCCCCGTAGCGGGCCAGCACCAGGTCGAGCAGCGGCGCGATGCCGTCCACCTCGTCGATGCCCACGCAGTGCGTGCCCGTGCTGCGCAGCATCTCCAGCACCGACCGACCATAGGTCGTGTCATCCCCCCAGACCACGCGCAGCGCGTTGTCGGGCAGCTCCTTCATGCACTTGGCCAGCAGCTCGTCGTCCATGGCGGGCGCGGCCGTTCCGTCCACCACCACGAGCAGCGGCTGCACCGTGAACACGCTCTTGCGCAGCTCACGCTCGTCCATCGCCGACGTCACGTAGACGCGCTCGTCGCCCAGGGAGGCCACCAGACGCTCGGCAAAGCGGAACTTCGACGACACGACCAGGACGCTGACGGGGGCCGCGAACACGATGGGCATCATGGCCGTGACGTTCACGTCGTCGTCGAGGTCGACATCGATCTCGAGCGGGACTTCGGTGCC contains:
- a CDS encoding DUF2071 domain-containing protein — encoded protein: MDRLAPSIRPPGRNAGTQRWRDLLFLHWEVDPSVLRPLVPTALELDLFEGRAFVGVVPFLMRGIRPSWWPGPAFDFYETNLRTYVQRAGDDPGVYFFSLEASSWLAVQAARKGWGLPYHHARMTGADNEGRVVPGAELTYESTRHAGAVTFQARCRVGQPLSAPALGTLEHFLLERYYLYNVRGGRLHRGQVHHVPYPAHSAEALSVRDELIGAAGLPPVGTRPPDHVHYSPGVDVEVFAVRPV
- the dctP gene encoding TRAP transporter substrate-binding protein DctP, whose product is MPDTAPSAAQAAGPVELRFATLAPVDSPLGRGFTDMDRDLSDRSSGAVRVRLFGGGAAGDERTIVRKLRDGQLDGAALTSVGLGAIAREVLVLQAPGLITSYEELDRVRGRLQAELARAFEREGFTILGWGDAGRIRLFSTRRIERPGDMRSMRPWVWRDSPTMGAFVSATGATGVSLSVNEVLPALSTGMVDTVITSSVSAIGMQWHGRLRTISQQASGVIVGGVVVRSDRLAQVPAAIRDHMLAQGRSQQSAFRRAGRRLDERASQTLFRRMEVVDMEPYRAAWDAVATRARDALVGRLYTRAQLDRVRSIVEAP